From a region of the Daphnia pulicaria isolate SC F1-1A chromosome 1, SC_F0-13Bv2, whole genome shotgun sequence genome:
- the LOC124311879 gene encoding tubulin-specific chaperone D-like, whose translation MAKQSTEQIRRNRLLAPNLFSSLVYCDPTIPHIEQLEELRSIIPPPPLNISTEKECFDLWMKVMRLDTYRKAVITGLVSSIGSLTESLVKSSSAPFMSYLRQLVAENKLDELNLVTRDILNVFQENLNSVRLMPYIFNFLGHLLSSGCLDSVFKSMSLSLLTLIRTEMTNGGKPLKLLISSVDLYCHLLRGEQVTFDKSIIHLLNLLVNRFARVRKITATKLYETLLTLTDISPSLANHQDDILAIPSDTDWDEDVEALKPVKTQLRSLFIPPTLNP comes from the exons ATGGCTAAACAATCGACGGAACAAATCCGTCGTAACCGGTTGTTGGCCCCcaacttattttcttctctcgtctACTG TGATCCCACCATTCCTCacattgagcagttggaagaaTTGCGTTCCATCATTCCACCGCCTCCGCTGAACATTTCGACCGAGAAGGAATGTTTCGATTTGTGGATGAAGGTGATGCGACTCGACACTTACCGCAAAGCCGTCATCACCGGACTTGTTTCCAGCATCGGCAGTCTCACGGAGAGTTTG GTTAAAAGTTCTAGCGCTCCATTCATGAGTTACCTCCGCCAGTTGGTGGCCGAGAACAAATTGGATGAACTGAATTTGGTCACCCGGGATATTCTAAACGTGTTTCAAGAGAATTTGAATAGTGTCCGACTGATGCCGTACATTTTCAACTTCCTGGGCCATCTCTTGTCGTCCGGATGTTTGGATTCCGTTTTCAAATCCATGTCACTGTCGCTGTTGACCTTGATCCGCACTGAGATGACCAACGGCGGTAAACCGTTAAAa TTGTTGATATCGTCGGTGGATTTGTACTGTCACCTACTCAGAGGTGAACAAGTGACGTTCGATAAATCAATCATTCACCTGTTAAATCTGCTAGTGAATCGGTTCGCTCGCGTTCGTAAAATCACGGCCACCAAGTTGTACGAGACGCTGCTGACTCTGACAGATATTAGCCCGTCATTGGCCAATCACCAAGACGACATCTTGGCCATTCCCAGCGACACTGACTGGGACGAAGACGTCGAAGCTTTGAAGCCCGTCAAGACTCAGCTTCGCTCACTTTTCATTCCACCGACTTTGAATCCTTGA